Genomic window (Streptomyces sp. TG1A-60):
GCCGGTAGACGTGCCCGGTGCATGGTCCCCCGGCCACCGGCCGCCCATGGCCGGGGCCGAACGTCGCGCGCTCACACGCTCGCCGCCCGGCCACACTCTCGGGGCAGCGCTCCGGATGCAATGTCGTCTTCGTGGTGGCGACCGCGATCGGGCCGCTGCTCGGTGAGCTGTTCACCGAACCGTCTGGCCTGGCGCTGGTGCCGGTGCTGCTCCTCCCGCTTCTCGTCCTCCCGACACGCCTGGGGCGGCTGGCTGCGCAGACGGCCGGAGAAGGGCTACGGTCGCCCCGCCGGCGCGGATCGGCGGACCGCCGCCGACACCATCGCCGAACGTCTGCCGAGAGAGGGCGGGTCCCTCGAACTGTCCAGGTCAGCACCGGGGTTCGCCTCCTCCGGGACACCGGGGAGGCGACCGGCGGCATCACCGGCCGAGGGTCGCGCGGCCTCCCCCGTCCTCAGTGGAGCAGTAGTTGCAGGCCGCCCACGATCGTCGCGGCGATCACCAGCTGTTCGAAGATCCGCTGGTTGATGCGGGTCACCGCCCACTTGCCGAGGAAGGCGCCGGGCACCACGAACAGCGCGAGTGCGGCGTCCAGCAGGAGGGAGGGGCCGTCGATGAGGCCGAGGCCGACGCTGAAAGGGACCTTGGCGAGGTTGACGATGAGGAAGAAGATGGCCGAGGTGCCGAGGAACCCGAGCTTCCGGAAGCCCGCCGAGAGCAGATACAGGGACATCACGGGGCCGCCGGCGTTGGCGACCATGGTGGTGAAGCCGCCGAGGACGCCGTACGAGCGGGCCTTGGCGCGGCCGGCGCGGGTTGTGATCTCGTCGGGGTCGTCGCCCTTGTCGGCCGCCCGGCGGCGCCACAGAGTGACGGCCGTCATCAGCAGCAGGATCGCGCCGATCGACGTCCGTACGATCTGGTCGTCGGCCCAGACCAGGAACAGCGTGCCGAGGACGACGCCGCCGCCGACCGCCGGGAAGAGTTTCCACAGGGTGGGCCAGTGGGCGTGCCGACGGTAGGTGAGCACCGCGAGGACGTCCCCGACGATGAGGAGCGGCAGGAGGACACCGGTCGAGGCACGGGCCGGCAGGACTGCCGCGAAGATGGCGAGGCTGACCGTGTTGGCACCGCTCACAGCGGTCTTGGAGAAGCCGACGAGCAGAGCGGCGAGGCCGAGGACCGCGAACTCGGCCACGGACAGGTGCCAGGGAGTCATCATGTTCATGCGGCGTCCGATGCTATGCGCACCTATCACCCCACGGCAGGTCCGTCTCGCCAGTTGACCCCGCCACGCCACCGCGGGGCGCGGACTCTGGCAGGCCGCCGAGTACCGTCCCGGCTCAGAGCCTGCCGGACGCGACTGCGATGCCCTCTCCCCTGCCGCTGCCTTCGCCTCGGACGGCCCATGGACCATCTCGCGGTCGGCTGGCAAGATCCCCCGGGTACCTTCACCGACGCAGTTGGAGGAGTCATGGCCGACTCGCGCGAGCACAGCTTCGCCGGTACGCGAGGTGGTGTCACCGCACGGGAGTGGCCGTGTGAGGGGGCGCGGTATGTCGTGCTCCTGGTGCACGGCTACGGGGAGCACATCGGCCGGTACGAACACGTGGCCGACGCCCTGGTGGCACACGGCGCGGCGGTGTTCGGTCCCGATCACATGGGGCACGGCAGGTCGGCGGGCGAGCGGGTGCTGATCGAGGACTTCGAGGACGTGGTCACCGACGCGCACACGGTGGAGGAGCTGGCCCGGGCCGCGTACCCGGGTCGGCCGGTGGTGCTGATCGGCCACTCCATGGGCGGCCTGATCGCCGCCCGGTACGCGCAGCGGTACGGCGCCGGACTCACCGCGGTCGTGCTGTCCGGGCCATTGATCGGTATCTGGGAGCCGCTGACGGTGCTGCTCGCGCCACCGGAGGTGCCCGCCGCGCCGCTCGACCCGAAGCGCCTCTCGCGCGACCC
Coding sequences:
- a CDS encoding lysophospholipase, with translation MADSREHSFAGTRGGVTAREWPCEGARYVVLLVHGYGEHIGRYEHVADALVAHGAAVFGPDHMGHGRSAGERVLIEDFEDVVTDAHTVEELARAAYPGRPVVLIGHSMGGLIAARYAQRYGAGLTAVVLSGPLIGIWEPLTVLLAPPEVPAAPLDPKRLSRDPTVGATYASDPLVWHGPFKRPTLEAFDRALETISKSGSIGSLPLLWLHGDDDRIVPLPGSRTGIEEFRGTEWAERVYPGARHEVFNETNRDEVLADVKEFVDDVLTR
- a CDS encoding sulfite exporter TauE/SafE family protein, with translation MNMMTPWHLSVAEFAVLGLAALLVGFSKTAVSGANTVSLAIFAAVLPARASTGVLLPLLIVGDVLAVLTYRRHAHWPTLWKLFPAVGGGVVLGTLFLVWADDQIVRTSIGAILLLMTAVTLWRRRAADKGDDPDEITTRAGRAKARSYGVLGGFTTMVANAGGPVMSLYLLSAGFRKLGFLGTSAIFFLIVNLAKVPFSVGLGLIDGPSLLLDAALALFVVPGAFLGKWAVTRINQRIFEQLVIAATIVGGLQLLLH